From one Streptomyces sp. Q6 genomic stretch:
- a CDS encoding polyprenol monophosphomannose synthase, translating into MSDGGGRRFGPLGTALVIIPTFNEAENIKSIVGRVRAAVPEAHVLVADDNSPDGTGKLADELAAADERVHVLHRTGKEGLGAAYLAGFAWGMEHDYGVLVEMDADGSHQPEELPRLLTALKGADLVLGSRWVPGGRVVNWPKSREFLSRGGSTYSRLLLDVPIRDVTGGFRAFRRETLESLGLGEVASQGYCFQVDLARRAVKAGHHVVEVPITFVERELGDSKMSKDIVVEALWRVTTWGVGERVGKILGRGSDVR; encoded by the coding sequence GTGAGCGACGGCGGTGGGCGCAGGTTCGGCCCTCTGGGTACGGCCTTGGTGATCATCCCGACCTTCAACGAGGCCGAGAACATCAAGTCCATCGTGGGGCGTGTCCGGGCCGCCGTGCCCGAGGCGCACGTCCTGGTCGCCGACGACAACAGCCCCGACGGCACCGGCAAGCTCGCCGACGAACTGGCCGCCGCCGACGAGCGGGTCCACGTCCTGCACCGCACCGGCAAGGAAGGCCTCGGCGCCGCCTATCTCGCGGGCTTCGCCTGGGGCATGGAGCACGACTACGGCGTGCTGGTCGAGATGGACGCGGACGGTTCGCACCAGCCGGAGGAACTGCCCCGGCTGCTCACCGCGCTCAAGGGCGCCGACCTGGTGCTCGGCTCCCGCTGGGTGCCGGGCGGCCGGGTCGTGAACTGGCCCAAGTCCCGCGAGTTCCTCTCCCGCGGCGGCTCCACGTACTCGCGCCTCCTCCTGGACGTCCCGATCCGCGACGTCACCGGCGGCTTCCGCGCCTTCCGCCGGGAGACCCTGGAGAGCCTCGGACTCGGCGAGGTCGCCTCGCAGGGCTACTGCTTCCAGGTCGACCTGGCCCGCCGCGCGGTCAAGGCCGGCCACCACGTGGTCGAAGTCCCCATCACCTTCGTCGAACGCGAGCTGGGCGACTCCAAGATGAGCAAGGACATCGTCGTGGAGGCCCTGTGGCGGGTCACCACGTGGGGCGTGGGGGAGCGGGTGGGCAAGATCCTCGGCCGCGGCTCCGACGTCCGCTGA